From Streptomyces sp. NBC_00775, one genomic window encodes:
- a CDS encoding SDR family oxidoreductase, translating to MQPSSSTTGPSGCAWSPLLASNCCSTRHPTCPLKRVAEGPDLPDHGLLQRASGRLGEPGDIAGIVAFLASDRSRWITGQTLHAGGGRF from the coding sequence TTGCAGCCCAGCTCCTCGACTACGGGCCCGAGTGGCTGCGCCTGGTCGCCGCTGCTGGCGAGCAACTGCTGCTCGACCAGGCACCCCACCTGCCCCCTAAAGCGCGTTGCGGAAGGCCCTGACCTGCCAGATCACGGCCTTCTGCAACGCGCTTCAGGCCGCCTCGGCGAACCCGGGGACATCGCCGGCATTGTCGCCTTCCTCGCCTCGGACCGCAGCCGCTGGATCACCGGCCAGACGCTCCACGCCGGCGGCGGTCGCTTCTGA
- a CDS encoding transposase, giving the protein MTALATQIPASADPPAPADGNDEAPTSWIVHVRSAGLPFLHSFTNSLERDRAALDAAPSTLHHNDRTESANNKIKLLKRQTYGRARHALLRQRILFNRLPDPGRSTPTKIVEDPRKESSKKRTPPLSRRVVECSRRSSWIRACQDARDTTAGTSTGRSQP; this is encoded by the coding sequence ATGACAGCCCTCGCAACCCAGATCCCTGCCTCCGCCGACCCGCCGGCCCCGGCCGACGGCAATGATGAAGCCCCCACCAGCTGGATCGTTCACGTCCGCTCGGCCGGCCTGCCCTTCCTCCACTCCTTCACGAACAGCCTCGAACGGGACCGCGCCGCCCTCGATGCCGCCCCGAGCACGCTCCACCACAACGACCGGACCGAAAGCGCCAACAACAAGATCAAACTGCTCAAACGCCAGACCTACGGACGCGCCCGACACGCACTCCTCCGCCAGCGCATCCTGTTCAACCGACTGCCGGACCCAGGTCGATCAACGCCTACGAAAATCGTGGAAGACCCAAGAAAAGAGTCTTCCAAGAAAAGGACACCCCCACTCAGTCGTCGTGTCGTCGAATGCAGCCGAAGGTCTTCTTGGATCCGAGCGTGCCAGGATGCCAGGGACACGACCGCCGGCACGTCGACGGGCAGGAGCCAGCCATGA
- a CDS encoding VOC family protein: MISGAHVILYSQDAEADRAFIRDVLGFPGVDAGGGWLIFKLPPAEIAVHPTDGPPQHEFFLMCDDLDSQLGEFHARGVEITRPISEQRWGKLTAIRLPSGAELPLYEPLHPIAHSL, encoded by the coding sequence ATGATCAGCGGTGCACATGTCATCCTCTACAGCCAGGACGCCGAGGCCGACCGCGCCTTCATCCGTGACGTCCTCGGCTTTCCCGGCGTCGACGCGGGCGGCGGCTGGCTCATCTTCAAGCTGCCCCCAGCCGAGATCGCCGTGCACCCGACCGACGGCCCGCCCCAGCACGAGTTCTTCCTGATGTGCGACGACCTTGATTCCCAGCTCGGCGAGTTCCACGCGCGGGGCGTCGAGATCACCCGCCCGATCAGCGAACAGCGCTGGGGCAAACTGACTGCGATCCGGCTCCCCAGCGGCGCCGAACTCCCGCTGTACGAACCCCTGCACCCCATCGCCCACAGCCTGTGA
- a CDS encoding phosphotransferase family protein yields the protein MIKSQPPAAALTWAAEIAGPNASVRTVQRLVGGTHAATHLLETVDPAGEMVLRRFPPGDRAAAREARVLAALDGLGGWAPRLLGADPDGERFSEPATLITRLSGRSDITSASPDVAAVQLGRTLARLHDVPLAELTGLRDGMEAATVSSACASAAAPASTILASHGHRLAEEAPVLTHYDYWSGNVLWQEDELTGIVDWSGASLAPRGFDVSWCRLDLALLHGPVTAETFLAAYEETAGQAVPAMALWDLFALTNSHHSVETWLPNYHDLGRTDLTAAELRRRHAAWTDDRLADYHSRPSSKRI from the coding sequence GTGATCAAGTCGCAACCGCCTGCCGCTGCCCTCACCTGGGCGGCCGAAATCGCTGGCCCCAATGCCTCCGTGCGCACCGTACAGCGACTGGTCGGCGGCACTCACGCCGCCACTCATCTGTTGGAAACCGTGGACCCGGCGGGGGAGATGGTCCTGCGTCGCTTTCCGCCTGGTGACCGCGCTGCCGCTCGGGAAGCACGCGTATTGGCGGCGCTTGACGGACTGGGTGGCTGGGCTCCTCGGCTTCTGGGCGCCGACCCCGACGGAGAGCGCTTCAGCGAACCTGCAACCTTGATCACCCGTCTCTCCGGCCGCTCGGACATCACATCAGCATCCCCCGACGTGGCAGCGGTCCAACTGGGGCGCACCCTGGCCCGTCTCCACGATGTCCCGCTCGCTGAGCTCACCGGATTGCGCGACGGAATGGAAGCCGCAACGGTCTCGTCCGCCTGTGCCAGTGCCGCCGCTCCCGCCTCAACGATCCTGGCGTCCCATGGTCATCGTCTCGCCGAAGAAGCGCCGGTCCTGACTCATTACGACTACTGGTCGGGCAACGTCCTGTGGCAGGAGGACGAACTCACCGGCATCGTCGACTGGTCAGGGGCATCGTTGGCACCGCGCGGCTTCGACGTGAGCTGGTGTCGACTCGACCTCGCCCTGCTGCACGGCCCGGTCACAGCTGAGACATTCCTGGCCGCGTACGAGGAGACTGCCGGCCAGGCAGTGCCCGCTATGGCGCTGTGGGACTTGTTCGCCCTCACCAACTCGCACCACTCTGTGGAGACTTGGCTCCCGAACTACCACGATCTCGGTCGCACCGACCTGACTGCGGCTGAGCTCCGCAGGCGCCATGCCGCGTGGACCGACGATCGCCTCGCGGACTACCACTCTCGCCCGTCTTCCAAGCGGATCTGA